Proteins from one Impatiens glandulifera chromosome 2, dImpGla2.1, whole genome shotgun sequence genomic window:
- the LOC124925982 gene encoding apoptosis-inducing factor homolog B-like, giving the protein MGTYKNQAKVVVVGGGIAGSFVAKSLQLTADVTLIDSKEYFEISWASLRAMVEPPFAERTLIYHRDYLTNGLVITSRAINITDTEVLTAEGRLVPYDYLVIATGNADPLPHARNDRLKQFERDNEKIKEASSILIIGGGPTGVELAGEITVDYPDKAVTLVHRGSRLLEFIGPKASQKALKWLEGKGVEVKLGQSIDMSSASEESNKYVTSKGETVKADCFFLCFGKPVGSEWLKETILKNSLDSSGRLKVDENCRVVGKRNIFAVGDITDIKELKQGYLAKKHALVTVKNLTLLLSGGNESKMEKYKPGSDLAIISLGRKEAVAQFPLATLIGIVPGFIKSKDLFVAKTRKQLGLSLA; this is encoded by the exons ATGGGGACTTACAAAAACCAGGCCAAGGTTGTCGTCGTCGGAGGTGGAATCGCCGGCTCTTTCGTCGCCAAATCTCTCCAATTAACCGCTGACGTCACTCTCATTGATTC GAAGGAGTATTTTGAGATCTCATGGGCAAGTCTGAGGGCAATGGTGGAACCACCATTTGCAGAGCGAACACTGATTTACCACAGGGATTACTTAACCAATGGCCTTGTTATAACATCCAGGGCCATAAACATAACTGATACCGAGGTATTAACAGCAGAAGGGCGCCTTGTTCCATATGATTATCTTGTCATTGCCACGGGCAATGCTGATCCTCTTCCACATGCTAGAAACGACAGGCTTAAACAATTTGAACGAg ATAATGAGAAGATAAAAGAAGCTAGTTCGATCTTGATAATTGGTGGAGGCCCGACTGGGGTGGAACTTGCTGGGGAGATTACAGTTGATTATCCTGATAAGGCGGTTACTTTGGTGCACAGGGGATCCAGGTTGTTGGAGTTCATTGGGCCGAAAGCTTCTCAAAAGGCTTTAAAGTGGTTGGAGGGAAAAGGGGTTGAAGTGAAGTTGGGGCAATCTATTGACATGAGCTCTGCTTCAGAAGAGAGCAACAAATATGTAACTTCAAAAGGAGAAACTGTCAAAGCCGACTGTTTTTTCTTATGCTTTGGAAAACCTGTAGGGTCGGAATGGCTAAAGGAGACGATCCTGAAGAATAGTCTGGATAGCTCTGGAAGATTGAAAGTTGATGAAAATTGTAGAGTCGTTGGAAAGAGAAATATTTTTGCTGTTGGAGATATTACTGACATCAAG GAACTTAAGCAAGGATATTTGGCAAAAAAACATGCGCTTGTGACAGTTAAGAATCTGACATTGTTGTTAAGTGGaggaaatgaaagtaaaatggAGAAATATAAACCTGGTTCAGACTTGGCCATCATTTCTTTGGGGAGAAAAGAGGCAGTGGCTCAATTTCCTTTAGCAACATTGATCGGAATTGTGCCTGGATTCATCAAATCCAAGGACTTGTTCGTGGCCAAGACAAGAAAGCAATTGGGGTTGTCTCTTGCATAA